From the candidate division WOR-3 bacterium genome, one window contains:
- a CDS encoding 4Fe-4S binding protein, translated as MAKKAKVTIDRNRCKGCELCVNYCPKQVLAMSKEINDKGYFFAQVVNQDACIACRFCGMMCPDCAIEIAVDEPEAQEVKG; from the coding sequence GTGGCAAAAAAGGCAAAGGTAACGATTGACAGAAACCGGTGCAAGGGGTGTGAGTTGTGTGTCAACTACTGCCCGAAACAGGTCCTGGCGATGTCAAAGGAGATTAATGACAAGGGCTACTTCTTTGCCCAGGTGGTTAATCAGGATGCCTGTATCGCCTGCAGGTTCTGCGGGATGATGTGTCCCGACTGTGCGATTGAGATTGCGGTTGATGAGCCTGAGGCGCAGGAGGTTAAGGGGTAA
- a CDS encoding cobalamin biosynthesis protein CbiA, producing the protein MPSDIKVNNPVEKRALKRWFNADGFLSSLRRVNIFCGGYGSGKSEIAVNFAISLREEGKGVSIADLDVVNPYFRSREARKLLEGLGINVLVPPEEVMASDLPMLQPEIKGALFAGEGFVVLDLGGDPVGARVMATIASGIEPFDFNCFFVLNSRRPFTRTVKEVVELIKEIENSSGLQITHIVVNSHLIEETTSLVIEEGIELAEMVGVKTAKPIGFVALEQRVLEDFAFEMCPYPVLVIERLLLKPWEKGEGLGPQRFRI; encoded by the coding sequence ATGCCCAGCGACATTAAAGTGAATAATCCGGTTGAAAAAAGGGCGCTTAAGCGCTGGTTTAATGCGGATGGGTTTTTGTCCAGTCTGCGCCGGGTGAACATCTTTTGTGGCGGCTACGGCTCGGGCAAAAGCGAGATAGCGGTCAATTTTGCCATCAGCCTCAGGGAAGAGGGGAAAGGGGTAAGTATCGCTGACCTTGATGTTGTTAACCCCTATTTCCGCTCCCGGGAGGCGCGCAAACTCCTGGAGGGTTTGGGCATCAATGTTTTGGTCCCGCCTGAGGAGGTGATGGCGAGCGATTTGCCGATGTTGCAGCCAGAGATAAAAGGTGCGCTTTTTGCCGGTGAAGGTTTTGTTGTGCTTGACCTTGGTGGTGACCCGGTGGGCGCGCGGGTGATGGCAACCATTGCCTCTGGCATAGAGCCCTTTGATTTTAACTGCTTTTTTGTCCTAAACTCAAGGCGACCCTTTACCCGCACGGTGAAAGAGGTTGTTGAGTTGATAAAGGAGATTGAGAACTCTTCGGGTCTGCAGATTACCCATATTGTTGTCAATTCCCATCTGATTGAGGAAACAACTTCCCTTGTGATTGAAGAGGGAATTGAACTTGCCGAGATGGTCGGTGTCAAGACCGCCAAACCGATTGGGTTTGTTGCGCTGGAACAAAGGGTGCTTGAAGATTTTGCCTTTGAAATGTGCCCTTACCCGGTTTTGGTGATTGAGCGGCTGCTCTTGAAGCCCTGGGAAAAGGGTGAGGGATTGGGACCGCAGCGGTTCAGGATTTAA
- a CDS encoding BamA/TamA family outer membrane protein — MLYYPGGEAVAEFAADALERFYEKNKEDLNMELEGKTPVIIYLSPSQFQETNVITDLIEEGVGGFAELIKNRIVVPFNGSYNDLYHIIGHELTHIFEFQMFYRSRLSALLGAIGEFQVPLWVIEGFAEFQSGWVTVRSEIFMRDLVLNNRLVSLTDLNDNYGYLAYREGESFFNYVAERYGPKKVYEFMNTLRAKRNLEATFQAVFGMSQKRIGEEWEKWLRLKYLPQITKMPNFETVAQKLTDHTQDGSIYNTAPAISPSGTKIAMISDRSEYVDCYLISALSGNLLKRVVRGARSGGFEGLHLLRPGITWSPDERSIALVTTTAGRDNIALIDINTGRVRRRIFANLDAIYSPKFSPDGNKLVFVGLKNGYSDIYIIGLDEKEPRRLTYDIYEERDPDFSPTGESIVFVSDRPNPGEEWVPGNYAVFLRDEKGEIQPLSERGQFFGYPVWAHSGSHIFWVCADSHSQNIAVYSLEEQRIVHRTDFLGEVSHLSLSKDDKKLAFAYFNNVGWDVAVVFNPLEKIPLDTMARPLAMDTIPFNRAGLDIERVKPVGFALSLDYVAGAASYSPGAAGFAGTVDIAFSDIMGNHRFEVYTDLYGNILNSNAIFLYWLLPYRIDYGFALFQLYGIPFYHPGEILAQSIDRGGEAIVSYPFDKFTRVEAGLSAISSEIGIYLYEGGWYLADRYFEHLFYSSGAFVFDNTFWPDQLAPVRGTRLRLEAGSSFLSSRQFEIVYADVRNYQRLGRRFVFASRLLNAVNFGNVSGYYIGGEYVRGYNWGEFYDEQGQGITLFNFELRYPFIDQLKIAFPLPLNIQGLRGVLFLDGGMVWREGMSIWNGQQFDALKLGAGAGLRIPFTFFTIKLDFAKPLSVTQDRSWKVIFELGYDF, encoded by the coding sequence GTGCTTTACTATCCTGGGGGGGAAGCGGTAGCCGAATTTGCCGCAGATGCTCTTGAGCGGTTTTATGAGAAGAACAAAGAGGACCTTAATATGGAACTGGAAGGGAAGACCCCCGTAATAATCTATCTTTCGCCAAGTCAATTCCAGGAGACCAATGTCATCACCGACCTGATTGAAGAGGGGGTTGGCGGCTTTGCTGAGTTGATTAAGAATCGGATTGTTGTTCCGTTCAATGGTTCATATAATGACCTCTACCATATTATCGGTCACGAACTTACCCATATTTTTGAGTTTCAGATGTTTTACCGGTCAAGGTTGTCTGCGCTCTTGGGCGCGATCGGTGAGTTTCAGGTTCCACTCTGGGTCATTGAAGGCTTTGCCGAGTTCCAGAGCGGTTGGGTAACGGTCCGTTCAGAAATTTTCATGCGCGATTTGGTGTTAAACAATCGTTTAGTTTCGCTCACCGACCTGAATGACAACTACGGTTATCTTGCCTATCGCGAGGGTGAATCCTTCTTTAATTATGTGGCAGAGCGTTATGGTCCCAAGAAGGTTTATGAGTTTATGAATACCCTGAGGGCAAAACGCAACCTTGAGGCAACATTTCAGGCGGTTTTCGGTATGAGTCAGAAGAGAATTGGTGAAGAATGGGAAAAATGGTTAAGGCTAAAATACCTCCCTCAAATTACCAAGATGCCAAACTTTGAAACGGTAGCGCAAAAACTCACTGACCACACTCAGGACGGCTCAATATACAACACCGCGCCCGCCATCTCGCCATCGGGAACAAAGATTGCTATGATTTCCGACCGGAGCGAATATGTTGACTGCTACCTGATATCGGCACTATCCGGAAATCTCCTGAAAAGGGTGGTACGTGGAGCCAGATCAGGTGGATTTGAAGGTTTACATCTTCTGCGACCGGGAATAACCTGGTCACCAGATGAAAGGTCTATTGCGCTCGTTACCACCACTGCCGGGCGGGACAACATTGCTTTGATCGATATCAACACCGGCAGGGTTAGGCGCAGAATTTTTGCCAATCTTGATGCCATCTATAGCCCGAAGTTCTCTCCTGACGGTAATAAACTGGTATTCGTCGGCTTGAAAAACGGCTACAGTGATATCTACATTATTGGGCTTGATGAGAAAGAGCCAAGGCGGCTAACCTATGACATCTATGAGGAACGGGACCCTGACTTTTCTCCTACCGGCGAATCAATTGTTTTTGTCTCTGACCGACCCAACCCTGGCGAGGAATGGGTTCCTGGTAACTACGCCGTGTTTTTACGAGATGAGAAAGGGGAGATTCAACCTCTTTCTGAGCGGGGACAGTTCTTTGGCTATCCGGTATGGGCTCACTCAGGTTCGCATATTTTCTGGGTTTGCGCGGACTCCCATTCCCAGAACATTGCCGTATATTCTCTCGAGGAACAAAGAATAGTTCACCGTACCGATTTTCTTGGTGAGGTTTCCCATCTGAGCCTTTCAAAGGATGACAAAAAACTTGCCTTTGCCTATTTTAACAATGTTGGCTGGGATGTGGCGGTGGTTTTTAACCCTTTGGAAAAGATTCCTTTAGACACGATGGCGCGTCCGTTGGCGATGGATACCATTCCGTTCAACAGGGCAGGTCTGGACATTGAAAGGGTGAAACCGGTTGGTTTTGCCCTTTCCCTTGATTATGTTGCCGGTGCAGCATCGTATTCGCCTGGAGCCGCTGGTTTTGCCGGCACGGTTGATATTGCCTTTTCCGACATTATGGGCAACCACCGGTTTGAGGTTTATACCGACCTTTATGGCAACATCCTCAACTCCAATGCAATCTTTCTCTACTGGCTGCTCCCCTACCGGATTGACTACGGCTTTGCCCTTTTCCAACTTTACGGCATTCCGTTTTACCATCCTGGGGAGATTCTCGCCCAGAGTATTGACCGCGGGGGAGAGGCGATTGTCAGTTATCCCTTTGATAAGTTCACCAGGGTTGAGGCAGGTTTGAGCGCAATTTCCAGTGAAATTGGCATCTATCTCTATGAGGGCGGTTGGTATCTTGCCGACCGTTATTTTGAGCACCTTTTTTACTCAAGCGGTGCCTTTGTTTTTGACAACACCTTCTGGCCTGACCAACTGGCACCGGTGCGGGGAACAAGATTAAGGCTTGAGGCGGGAAGTTCCTTTCTCTCCAGCCGCCAGTTTGAGATTGTTTACGCGGATGTCAGAAACTACCAGCGTCTGGGCAGGCGATTCGTTTTTGCCAGCCGGCTCCTTAATGCGGTCAACTTTGGCAATGTCAGCGGTTATTACATCGGCGGTGAATATGTTCGCGGTTATAATTGGGGTGAGTTTTATGATGAACAAGGGCAGGGCATCACCCTTTTTAATTTTGAACTCCGCTATCCCTTTATTGACCAGTTAAAGATTGCCTTTCCTTTGCCATTAAATATTCAGGGTCTCAGGGGTGTTTTATTTCTTGACGGTGGTATGGTCTGGCGTGAGGGGATGAGCATCTGGAATGGTCAGCAGTTTGACGCCCTAAAACTTGGTGCGGGTGCAGGCTTAAGGATTCCCTTTACCTTCTTTACCATCAAACTTGACTTTGCCAAACCACTATCGGTAACCCAGGACCGGTCCTGGAAGGTCATATTTGAATTGGGCTATGACTTCTGA
- a CDS encoding isoaspartyl peptidase/L-asparaginase translates to FGAVCCIRNVKNPILVAEKVMTETDHLILGGEGAQLFARRMGFEEYDCVTEKARARLEEVKREGSPFFPKLNRALGMIEEKMGTVGAVAIDRNGHLAAATSSGGIAGRMTGRVGDSCLPGCGTYASAYGAVSCTGHGEGIIKLFLAKDIVERMKTLPAPTALTLALSEAKRKKVLCGAVGFDARGGICYGHTTPDMAWGYKVADRLFLFTDNKRK, encoded by the coding sequence TTTGGGGCTGTATGTTGCATCCGAAATGTAAAAAATCCTATTTTGGTTGCGGAAAAAGTGATGACCGAGACCGACCACTTGATACTTGGGGGCGAGGGTGCGCAACTCTTTGCTCGGAGGATGGGTTTTGAGGAATATGACTGCGTTACCGAGAAAGCCCGGGCAAGGCTGGAAGAGGTAAAAAGGGAGGGTTCGCCATTTTTCCCGAAACTAAATCGTGCTCTCGGAATGATAGAGGAAAAGATGGGAACGGTAGGGGCGGTGGCAATAGACCGTAATGGACACCTTGCTGCAGCAACATCAAGTGGTGGAATTGCAGGTAGAATGACAGGGAGAGTAGGGGACTCCTGTTTACCTGGGTGCGGGACATATGCCTCTGCATATGGCGCGGTTTCCTGTACCGGACACGGTGAGGGGATAATCAAACTGTTTTTAGCAAAAGATATTGTTGAGCGGATGAAGACATTGCCCGCACCAACCGCATTGACCTTGGCCCTCTCCGAGGCGAAAAGGAAAAAGGTCTTATGCGGAGCTGTGGGCTTTGATGCCCGTGGTGGCATCTGTTACGGTCATACAACACCAGATATGGCTTGGGGTTATAAAGTGGCGGACCGGCTGTTTTTATTTACCGATAACAAAAGGAAGTAG
- a CDS encoding 3-methyl-2-oxobutanoate dehydrogenase subunit VorB, with the protein MAKILMKGNEAIAESAIRAGGLCYFGYPITPQSEIAEYLAHRMPEVGGVFLQIESEVAVANCLYGAAGAGARAWTSSSSPGISLMMEGVSYIAASELPCVIVNIVRCGPGLGGILPSQGDYFQAVKGGGHGDYRCLVLAPSSVQEAVDLMPLAFDRADRYRNPVIVIGDGMIGQMMEPVEFKEQNFPPLPPKDWATTGCKGRRPNVINSLYLDPVIEEKLNFKLAAKYEEMKKKEIRFEEYRTDRDMDCLLVAYGTTARVCKTAIQRLDEEKIRVGLLRPITLFPFPEDKVFELSERAGFVMSIEMSTGQMVEDVRLAVGRTKPVYFFGRAGGMVPSPEEVMEAVKSHLGGKR; encoded by the coding sequence ATGGCTAAGATTCTGATGAAGGGTAATGAGGCGATTGCCGAGTCGGCAATAAGGGCGGGTGGTCTTTGCTATTTTGGCTATCCCATCACCCCGCAGTCCGAAATTGCCGAGTATCTGGCGCACCGGATGCCTGAGGTTGGGGGTGTTTTTCTCCAGATTGAGAGTGAGGTGGCGGTTGCCAATTGCCTTTATGGTGCTGCTGGCGCTGGTGCCCGTGCCTGGACATCATCATCAAGCCCGGGAATAAGTCTGATGATGGAGGGCGTTTCCTATATTGCCGCATCAGAACTGCCCTGTGTGATTGTCAATATTGTCCGTTGCGGTCCTGGTCTTGGTGGGATTCTGCCATCACAGGGTGACTATTTCCAGGCGGTTAAGGGTGGTGGTCATGGCGATTACCGCTGCCTGGTGTTGGCACCATCATCGGTCCAGGAGGCGGTTGATTTGATGCCACTTGCCTTTGACCGGGCAGACAGGTATCGGAACCCGGTTATCGTTATCGGCGATGGGATGATTGGTCAGATGATGGAGCCGGTTGAGTTCAAGGAGCAAAATTTTCCACCGCTGCCGCCAAAGGACTGGGCAACAACCGGCTGCAAGGGGAGAAGGCCGAATGTTATCAACTCACTCTACCTTGACCCGGTGATTGAGGAGAAACTCAACTTCAAACTGGCGGCAAAGTATGAGGAGATGAAGAAAAAGGAAATCAGGTTTGAGGAGTATCGGACCGACCGTGATATGGACTGCCTTCTTGTTGCTTACGGCACCACCGCTCGGGTGTGCAAGACCGCTATTCAGCGCCTTGATGAGGAGAAAATCAGGGTTGGGCTTTTGCGTCCGATTACCCTTTTCCCGTTTCCTGAGGATAAGGTTTTTGAACTCTCCGAGAGGGCAGGGTTTGTGATGAGTATCGAGATGAGCACCGGTCAGATGGTTGAGGATGTGAGGCTTGCGGTTGGCAGGACAAAGCCGGTCTATTTCTTTGGCAGGGCAGGTGGAATGGTCCCAAGTCCAGAGGAGGTTATGGAGGCGGTAAAAAGCCATCTTGGAGGCAAGAGATGA